The DNA window ACGACGGCGCGGGCGGCCTCGACACCTTCGTGTTCGATCATCTCGCCGATGCATGTGCCGAATACGAAACGCGCGCGGCCGCAGCGCGCAATCCGGTGCTGCAGGCATGGGTCGACGGCGAGCCGCTGAGCCTGTCGCTGCTGTGCCGCGAACGGCATGCCGAAGTGATCAGCATCAATCGTCAGCAGATCGGCTTGAGTCGCGCAGATGAAACGTCGCAAGAGCCGCACATCGTCGAATTCGACGGCGTGCTGGTCGATCAGATCGACCGCTTTAGCGACCAGGGGCGCACGCTCAGTGCGCTCGCGCTGCGTATTGCGCTGGCGTTGCCTGGGTTGCGCGGTTTTGTCGGTATCGACGTGGTGTGGCATCCGCAGCGTGGCCCGGTGGTGATCGAGGTGAATCCACGCGTGACGGTCGCGTACGCCGCCCTCGCGGCCGCACGCGGCGGCCAGCTTGCGCGCGCGCTACTGACGGCGCATGGCGTGCAGATCACTCCGCCTGCGAGGATGACGCTCGTGAAACCGCCTCAGTCGACGCTCGGAGCGCAGTCTTGAGCGCGCCGCATGCAACTGGCGCGCGCGTGTTCGGCTGGGACGTCGGCGGCGCGCATGTGAAGGTGTCGATGGTTGATCAGGGCGGCACCGTGCTCGATGTCGCGCAATGGGCATGTCCGCTGTGGCAGGGGCTCGATCATCTCGAGCGCACCATCGGGCGCGTCATCGAACGCTGGCCGCAGGCGCGCGATACGCACGCGCGTCACGCAGTGACGATGACCGGCGAAATGGTCGATCTGTTCGCCGATCGCGCCGCAGGCGTGCGCGCGATCGTGGCGACGCTGGCTGGCTGTCTCGATGCGCAGTCCGACGCGTGGCTCGACGCCCGTCTTGCGTTTTACGCGGGCGACGCCGGCTGGCTGGCAGCCGAGTCCTGCGCTGCCGACTGGCGCTCGGTCGCCTCCGCGAACTGGCTCGCCACCGCGCGCTGGGTCGCCACGCGCGTGCCGAATGCGGTGCTCGTCGATATCGGCAGCACGACGACCGACCTCGTTCCGATCGTCGACCACCGCGTGGTCGCGCGAGCCGCGACCGACGCAGGCCGTCTCGCGAACGGCGAACTCGTCTATCAAGGCGTCGTGCGCACGCCGTTGTGCGGCATTGCACATCGGATCGAGTTCGCCGGTGTCACGGTCAACGTGATGAACGAATGGTTCGCGACCAGCGCGGATGTTTACCGCCTGACCGGCGAACTCGATCCTCTCTTCGACGCGCATCCAAGTGCCGATCAGGGGCCGAAAACCGAAGCGGCCAGTTGCGCGCGGCTCGCGCGGATGATCGGCCGCGACGCGCACGAAGCGAGCGCGACCGAATGGCGCTGCTTTGCGCAGCGCTGGCGCGCGCTGCAATTGCGGGAGATCGGCATGAATCTCGCGCGGGTCGTCGCGGGCCGCCCGGAACTGGCCGCCGCACCGCTCATCGGCGCCGGCTGTGGGCGCTTTCTGGCCGCCGCGCTCGCGCGTGACGAGGCACGCGGCTATCTCGACTTCGGCGCGCTGGCGGACGCGTCCGGCGAGTGTTCCGGGTGGGCTGCGACCTGCGCGCCGAGCGTGGCGGTGGGGTTGCTTGCGTTGGGCGCGCAGCGCATCGCGTCGAGCGGGGCATGAGGTGACACATGAGGTGACACATGAGGTGACGCGGCGATTGAAAACGGCGGTGCGCCGGGTCGTTTATCGACAGGCGCGCGCCACGCGTTATCACCGGGCGCAGCCGCAACGACCGGGCGACGCGCCGACGCGTGCGGTAATGGAACACACTGGCACACGGCATACAACTCGAAGCGAGGATAACCGTCATGTGGGTGGTCAAGATCGGAGGCAGTCTCAGTCACGAGTCGACGCTGCGCCACTGGCTCACCGAACTGGGTGAAGTTGGAGGAGGGCGGGTGGTCATCGTGCCGGGCGGCGGCGATTTCGCGGACAAGGTGCGGCAATATCAAAGCGAATGGCGTTTCGACGACCTCGCCGCGCACAACATGTGTCTGCTGGCAATGACCCAATACGCGCTGCTGATGCAGGGCGTCGTGCCGGAGCTCGTGCTCGCGTCGAGCGAGGCGAAGATACGCCGCACGTTGCGGGACGGCCATGTAGCGGTGTGGGTACCGACTGCGCTGATGCGCGATACGCCCGACGCAATGAGTAACTGGGACACGACCTCCGACAGCCTCGCTGCGTGGCTCTCGACGATGCTCAACGCGGAGCGTCTGATCGTCGTGAAATCCTGTCCGATCGCCGCCGACGATCGGCTCGAAACACTGGCCGCTGCGGGGGTGGTCGACTGTCGTTTTGTCGATTACGTGAAAGACGCCAACTACGTGGTCGAACTGCTGGACAAGAACAGTGTCGCGTTGATGCGCGACCGGCTGCTCAACAGTCCGGTCACGTGATGCGTTAACACAGCCCGGATTGGATTGACGCGGCGTCGTATTTTGCCGCGTGTTTGCCGCGTGTGTGCCTAATGACGGCGCAATGCGTCCGCGCCGTCCTGCAACGGGATGGCGCTGCCACCGGTCCTCGATCCTACGCTGGGCTCATGCAACGCGCTTGCCCATTGCGCGACGCGCTGCGGATCGAGTCGCGAGCGGCGCCCGTCGGCGCACAACGCGGTGCGAAATCCGGCGATATCGGGCGCGAGCGTGCGAATCTGTTCCAGTTGTGCCCAGCCAAGCGCACCGGCGATGCCGACCATCGCGCCGCGCGCACGGGTCAGCCGCAGCCAGCGGGCCAGCGTGTCGACGTCGGCGTGATCGAACAGCGTGCTGCCGTCCTTGCCGGCCGTATCGAACATCACGCCGATGAAGCCAAGCGCAGCGGTATGCGTGACGAGTTCGTCGTCCATGCCACCGTCGCAGAGCAGCACCGGCACGACGGCGGCAGGCAGGTTCGCCAGCTGCTCGATGCAACGCCGCGCCGACGGACCGCGCGCCACGCCGACCTTCACGTAGTCGACACCCGCGTCGCTGACTTCGATCACACGCGACGCGATCTCGTCGAATGCATCGGCGGGCAGGTCGCCAATCGTTGCGCTGATCGGCTTGACCGGATAGCGCGCGCGCAACTGCCGCGCGATGTGCGCGATGTCACCGATCGCGAGGCCGCCGAGCGCGCCCTCGTTCGGCTCTTTCAGGTCGATCAGTTCGGCGCCCGCGCGAGCGGCGTCGAATGCCTCGTCGTCCGAGCGGACGCTCGCAAGCAATGCGGTCATCGGGGATCTCCGAAAAGGCTAGTGATGGACAGCGGCTGTCGCGGCATGACCATCGGATGAGGACTGCTCCGCGCGATGCCGCGCGACTGCGGCAACGAGCCAGTTCCATGCAACGCGTTCGTGCTCGCCGGCGGTTTTGTCGATTGCGATCTGCAGATAGGCCATCTCGCGATCGACCTTGTCGGCCGGCAGCATGAAGAGCCGGCTGACGAGAATCGCGCCTTCGACCACGGCAGCCTGCGCGCGGTTGAAACCGCCGAACGGAGCGTGATTTTCGCGATGGACGCATTTCATGCGCAGCACCGGACGTTCGGCGTCGTCCTGGAATTGATCGAGTTCGAGTTCGGCGTGCGCGAGCGATTGCGCGAGACGCACGCTTGTCACGTGGCTCGCGGCGACCGTG is part of the Paraburkholderia fungorum genome and encodes:
- a CDS encoding ATP-grasp domain-containing protein, translated to MTKIFVYEYLTGGGIDPALAGEGKLADLSALIVEGRVMRDALLADLRKLDGVEVTFATSRFETPELGQRHCRATPGESMTAFVAREARAHDYAWIIAPECDGLLLRLYDAVGAARWLGCAKEAIRVASSKSATAACLAASGIATTPALEPGGADQADETAGRRWVVKPDDGAGGLDTFVFDHLADACAEYETRAAAARNPVLQAWVDGEPLSLSLLCRERHAEVISINRQQIGLSRADETSQEPHIVEFDGVLVDQIDRFSDQGRTLSALALRIALALPGLRGFVGIDVVWHPQRGPVVIEVNPRVTVAYAALAAARGGQLARALLTAHGVQITPPARMTLVKPPQSTLGAQS
- a CDS encoding hydantoinase/oxoprolinase family protein, yielding MSAPHATGARVFGWDVGGAHVKVSMVDQGGTVLDVAQWACPLWQGLDHLERTIGRVIERWPQARDTHARHAVTMTGEMVDLFADRAAGVRAIVATLAGCLDAQSDAWLDARLAFYAGDAGWLAAESCAADWRSVASANWLATARWVATRVPNAVLVDIGSTTTDLVPIVDHRVVARAATDAGRLANGELVYQGVVRTPLCGIAHRIEFAGVTVNVMNEWFATSADVYRLTGELDPLFDAHPSADQGPKTEAASCARLARMIGRDAHEASATEWRCFAQRWRALQLREIGMNLARVVAGRPELAAAPLIGAGCGRFLAAALARDEARGYLDFGALADASGECSGWAATCAPSVAVGLLALGAQRIASSGA
- a CDS encoding amino acid kinase family protein, with translation MWVVKIGGSLSHESTLRHWLTELGEVGGGRVVIVPGGGDFADKVRQYQSEWRFDDLAAHNMCLLAMTQYALLMQGVVPELVLASSEAKIRRTLRDGHVAVWVPTALMRDTPDAMSNWDTTSDSLAAWLSTMLNAERLIVVKSCPIAADDRLETLAAAGVVDCRFVDYVKDANYVVELLDKNSVALMRDRLLNSPVT
- a CDS encoding (5-formylfuran-3-yl)methyl phosphate synthase, whose amino-acid sequence is MTALLASVRSDDEAFDAARAGAELIDLKEPNEGALGGLAIGDIAHIARQLRARYPVKPISATIGDLPADAFDEIASRVIEVSDAGVDYVKVGVARGPSARRCIEQLANLPAAVVPVLLCDGGMDDELVTHTAALGFIGVMFDTAGKDGSTLFDHADVDTLARWLRLTRARGAMVGIAGALGWAQLEQIRTLAPDIAGFRTALCADGRRSRLDPQRVAQWASALHEPSVGSRTGGSAIPLQDGADALRRH
- a CDS encoding DUF447 domain-containing protein gives rise to the protein MIHETIVTTAACDGRPHIAPMGARFEDDLIILAPFRPSTTLDNIVASRAAVLNFTTDVRVFAGCVTHCATDWPTVAASHVTSVRLAQSLAHAELELDQFQDDAERPVLRMKCVHRENHAPFGGFNRAQAAVVEGAILVSRLFMLPADKVDREMAYLQIAIDKTAGEHERVAWNWLVAAVARHRAEQSSSDGHAATAAVHH